A region of Gracilinanus agilis isolate LMUSP501 chromosome 3, AgileGrace, whole genome shotgun sequence DNA encodes the following proteins:
- the LOC123240108 gene encoding gamma-crystallin D-like, which translates to MGKIIFYEDRNFQGRYYECSSDHPNLQSYFSRCNSVRVDSGSWMIYEHPNYSGCQYYLRRGEYPDYREWMGFNDSIRSCRMIPQMASSHRMRLYERDNYRGLIAELTDDCHCIQDRFHRNEIYSLNVMEGCWILYEMPNYRGRQYLLRPGEYRSYQDWGGMNARVGSFRRVVDFC; encoded by the exons ATGGGAAAG ATCATCTTCTACGAGGACAGAAACTTCCAGGGGCGTTACTATGAGTGCAGCAGTGACCACCCCAACCTTCAGTCTTACTTCAGCCGTTGCAACTCTGTGCGAGTCGATAGTGGGAGCTGGATGATCTATGAGCACCCCAATTACTCAGGCTGCCAGTACTACCTGCGGAGGGGCGAGTATCCAGACTATCGAGAGTGGATGGGCTTCAACGACTCCATCAGATCCTGCCGCATGATTCCTCAA ATGGCCAGTTCTCACAGGATGAGGCTGTACGAGAGAGATAACTACAGAGGCTTAATAGCAGAGCTCACTGACGACTGCCATTGCATCCAGGATCGATTCCATCGGAATGAAATCTACTCCCTCAATGTGATGGAGGGCTGCTGGATCCTCTATGAAATGCCCAACTACAGAGGGAGACAGTACTTGCTGAGACCAGGAGAGTACAGGAGCTACCAAGACTGGGGAGGCATGAATGCCAGAGTGGGCTCATTCAGAAGAGTTGTTGATTTTTGTTGA